Below is a window of Oscillospiraceae bacterium DNA.
GCAGGAAACGTTCGAATCGGAGTACGCCGGGCTCGCGGCGGGCGACTTCGTGCTTGTAGGATTTCGCAAGCCCGACACTGCGAGGGCTTGGGCCGTCGTTTTGAATCTAAAGAGTGGCCTCGCGGCTGCCTACGAAGTGTTTTTCGCGGAAAACGAATGGGGTACACCCGCGCGCGAAGCGCAGCGGAATGTGTATCTGGGTAAAGCCGAGGGCGTCGGATCTTCCGCGCAAGAGCCGTCGGCCACGAACCGCTTGACCGGGAAAGCGATTCTGTGGAAAAACGATCTGGGCAGTTTCTACACAAACTACGGTACGCGCTCGTGGTCCGCTTTCTACCCGCTCGGGCAGCCGGAGGGCCTGGCCGGCTCTTGGACGGCGCCGTCCGATTATTTGGACTTCCATGACGCGCGCCACTTCTTGTACTCCCGCACGGAAACCTACTACTCCGGCGCGACGCTGGTCGAGCTGCTCGACATGCATCTCGTGCGGCAGATCGGCCTTAAAATCGGCTTCGACGCAGCTGACAAGCTGGCGTTTACGCTGTACAGCGGGACAGGCGAAATCCTGGGTTCATACGCGGCCTACGGCGGGTTCGCTACGGACGAGTTAGTGGGCAACCCAGCTTTCCGCTTTGGCTATCGGCCAAACAGCGAAAAGCTGGAAAAAGATGAAGTCACTGAAATTATAAAAGCCGAAGGTTCTTGGACCGGCGCGTTTGGGGGCGCCGGCAAAGAAGAAAAGATGTATCCTCTATCGGACAAACTCAATGGCAAGTCGTTCTCGCTTGCGTTTGACGATGGCCTCACGCTGGAGTATCAGATCGCGGGCACAAACGAGCTGACATTCCGCGAGAGGGGCGTGCAGGATTGGAAGACCGTGCGCTACGAAGCCTTTGAGGTCGACGCCAATCTGATCTTCTTTACGCATGCGATTGACGATGCGATTGGTGATGTGATTGATGGTGCGACTGGTGATGAGATTGATGACTTCCCGGACAAGATCTACTTGAACGTCGTCGATTTCGACAACGGACTCGCCACCTGCATGAATTCGGAGATCCTCGTGGACGAAGTGACCCCGCGCATGTGCATCCCCTCGTTCCATTTCGGCGTCATCAACATCGCTGGCGGCGTAACACCTGTTTCACAGCGCCACGGTTTCTCTGAAGGCCTGCTGGGCAGCTCGTTCACATGGACGTACAACGACTTCATGGTTTCGCAGCATTATTACGCCACGCCCGACTCGCTGTATTATGGGATCATAATGGACGGCGAAACGGTGCTGATGTGGAGCTGCGACGCTTGGTATGTGAAATTCCGCGAAAACGTCTACCTCATCAGTTGGCTGGAGTCGTTCGGTTCGGGTCAGAACGATACCAAGATCTTCAACCTGAACACGCTGCACGACGCCGGCGTTTGCTACGGCATCCCCGACCCCGGT
It encodes the following:
- a CDS encoding S-layer homology domain-containing protein, with protein sequence MKKFCSLFVCVMLFVTCSVSSLASGGNPFTDAFSVQYNPMTDAVVSEKLNAVPLAPEGGGVLPQLSGRTYKITNEQGLELELVFAAQGAGVSLSANLPPVPFFETEFRQETFESEYAGLAAGDFVLVGFRKPDTARAWAVVLNLKSGLAAAYEVFFAENEWGTPAREAQRNVYLGKAEGVGSSAQEPSATNRLTGKAILWKNDLGSFYTNYGTRSWSAFYPLGQPEGLAGSWTAPSDYLDFHDARHFLYSRTETYYSGATLVELLDMHLVRQIGLKIGFDAADKLAFTLYSGTGEILGSYAAYGGFATDELVGNPAFRFGYRPNSEKLEKDEVTEIIKAEGSWTGAFGGAGKEEKMYPLSDKLNGKSFSLAFDDGLTLEYQIAGTNELTFRERGVQDWKTVRYEAFEVDANLIFFTHAIDDAIGDVIDGATGDEIDDFPDKIYLNVVDFDNGLATCMNSEILVDEVTPRMCIPSFHFGVINIAGGVTPVSQRHGFSEGLLGSSFTWTYNDFMVSQHYYATPDSLYYGIIMDGETVLMWSCDAWYVKFRENVYLISWLESFGSGQNDTKIFNLNTLHDAGVCYGIPDPGQPGEEVFEYNTFGSEARHAGTVDVSSIYGKSVTYESNGGTGTLVTDSALYAPGVSVTVKGVGDVTRAGYTFAGWNTAANGSGIVYRPGEAFIIDADTTLYAQWTRVATGGGSISGGSSVATYWEPPDEITTTPNETPFTDAAGHWGYEDIKYAYEAGWLNGTSANKFSPDIRIERGMIVTALWWLAGSPAPTALAPFDDVEAGAYYAQAVAWAAEHDIVNGVGGGLFAPLRQVTREQVATILYRYAQYRQYDVSAQGSLNRFPDAASISGYEDARASAAWAVGAELLRGRASGALDPLGTATRAELAALLHRFHLSFATPAAGE